From Argopecten irradians isolate NY chromosome 2, Ai_NY, whole genome shotgun sequence, the proteins below share one genomic window:
- the LOC138316263 gene encoding sodium-dependent phosphate transport protein 2B-like, whose protein sequence is MKSSCSSSTLVESSKRTGPEVDSEIETAPAEVDLYALTDIPDDDKKWKDMSDKERIIWVLLAILKPILLVGLLYLFICSLDVLSAAFKLLGGKAAGEALSNNEVLLNPVAGLMIGVLVTVLVQSSSTSTSIVVSMVSAEILTVKPAIPIIMGANIGTTVTNTIVAMGQTADRNQFRRAFAAATVHDMFNWLCVIVLLPVEVISGYLFEVSNAIIQTLPSTENNGTSENPEFLKALTKPLTSRIVSLDNSAINDIAKGEGQANASIIKKGDHLFSETTWSDGSVGALLLVASLVVLCICLAFIVKLLHSILKGKIARLARKLFNGKLDGCVGFLSGLVAIVVGAGLTILVQSSSIFTSAITPLVGVGVIHIERMYPLTLGSNIGTTGTSILAALASSGNFYESFKLSLCHLFFNITGVFLFFIIYPLRKLPINAAKYMGNITAEYRWFAIAYLICMFFLLPALVFAISLAGVNVLIGILVPCLVLIVAIIIINVLQNKRPKVLPSKLRSWDFLPEWMRSLAPYDRIVISVKNKIVCNCENSGKEDDKESPSDEFYKISDVKSNAFDNDAFISVKF, encoded by the exons ATGAAATCTAGCTGCTCCTCGTCCACTTTAGTGGAGTCATCAAAACGTACAGGACCGGAGGTGGATTCAGAGATAGAGACTGCACCAGCCGAAGTCGACCTCTACGCCCTCACCGATATACCTGACGATGACAAGAAATGGAAAG ATATGTCGGATAAAGAACGGATAATATGGGTCCTACTGGCGATCCTTAAACCAATACTTCTAGTGGGACTACTGTATCTGTTCATCTGTTCCCTGGATGTTCTTAGTGCAGCCTTTAAACTGCTCGGAG GGAAAGCTGCTGGAGAGGCATTGTCCAATAACGAGGTCCTCCTCAACCCCGTAGCGGGCCTCATGATCGGGGTTCTCGTGACTGTGCTCGTGCAGAGCTCCTCGACATCAACGTCCATCGTGGTCTCTATGGTTTCTGCTGAAA TATTAACAGTGAAGCCTGCCATACCTATCATCATGGGCGCCAACATTGGTACTACCGTCACCAACACTATAGTTGCTATGGGGCAGACAGCGGATAGGAACCAGTTCCGCAGGGCATTTGCTGCAGCTACCGTGCATGACATGTTCAATTGGTTGTGTGTCATAGTTCTACTTCCGGTCGAGGTGATTTCCGGCTATTTGTTTGAAGTTTCCAATGCAATTATACAGACGCTACCAAGCACCGAAAATAATGGCACATCGGAAAATCCAGAGTTCCTGAAAGCACTTACCAAACCTCTTACCAGTAGAATAGTATCG CTCGATAACTCGGCTATAAATGACATTGCGAAAGGAGAGGGCCAGGCAAATGCGAGTATAATAAAAAAGG GAGACCATCTTTTCTCGGAGACGACTTGGAGTGACGGTAGTGTGGGAGCCCTTCTCCTTGTGGCGTCTTTAGTGGTACTATGTATATGCCTAGCGTTTATTGTGAAGTTACTCCACTCTATATTGAAAGGAAAGATTGCACGTCTCGCCCGTAAACTGTTTAACGGTAAATTAGACGGATGTGTCGGCTTCCTGTCCGGGTTAGTCGCCATCGTAGTGGGAGCCGGTCTGACGATCCTTGTCCAGAGCAGTTCTATCTTCACGTCGGCAATCACACCCCTGGTCGGCGTCGGTGTTATCCACATAGAACGAATGTACCCTTTGACCCTGGGATCAAACATCGGTACAACGGGAACCAGCATTCTGGCAGCTTTGGCATCATCTGGAAACTTTTACGAATCGTTCAAACTTTCACTTTGTCATTTATTCTTTAATATAACTGGAGTGTTCTTGTTTTTCATCATATACCCGCTACGGAAATTGCCGATAAATGCCGCCAAATACATGGGTAACATCACAGCGGAGTATCGATGGTTTGCCATTGCTTACCTTATTTGTATGTTCTTTTTACTACCGGCTCTTGTATTTGCTATCTCACTAGCTGGAGTAAATGTTCTTATAGGAATTCTCGTGCCCTGTCTTGTTCTGATAGTTGcgataattataataaatgttcTTCAGAATAAGCGCCCGAAAGTTTTGCCTTCAAAACTACGATCTTGGGATTTCCTACCAGAGTGGATGCGATCCCTGGCTCCATACGATAGAATTGTGAtttcagttaaaaataaaatagtgtgTAATTGTGAAAACAGTGGTAAGGAAGACGATAAAGAATCTCCGTCAGATGAATTCTACAAAATTAGTGATGTCAAGAGTAATGCTTTTGATAATGATGCTTTCATATCCGTAAAATTTTAG